The Mauremys mutica isolate MM-2020 ecotype Southern chromosome 20, ASM2049712v1, whole genome shotgun sequence genome contains the following window.
tttgagtcggagacggcaaaagtaggcttccagatcaccacagaactgtatcatgttcatGGGGGCGGCGAGGCAAaaagagtccccgagatagggcAGACTCTTCTGCCGGGTTGTGTCTAGCTGGATAAATTGATGATATTGCTGGGTGAGTTAGGGGTACCACTgctgtggccccatgtggcaggtaggatcTTAGACAGCTCACAATCCTTTTTCCTtcgtagagaggtgaagtgtgtAATGTAGATCAACTGTCTTATTTTAGTAAAGTctgtttgtgtggaaggttggttatttatgagagtctccaggttggagagctcttttttgatgttttcctgtttgctgtataggatgctgatcaggtggttcctcagtttctttgatagtgaatggcataatctctcactgtgctctgtgcagtatgtagatagcaatggatttttcaccttcagtccatttggtatgatgtccatccgtttgcatttggaaaggaagatgatctgTCTGtacttgtgcaagtttcttcatgaggttgatggatttccactctaTACGGgcaaatgcagtgccttgcatggtgtcaagtatcagaggggtagccgtgttagtctggatctgtacagagggcctcatcctccctgattgaactaacctcgttatttctagactgattcttgcctgcatatttatacctgcctctggaaatttctaccacatgcgtctgatgaagtgggtattcacccacaaaagcttatgctccaatacttctgttagtctataaggtgccacaggactctctcactttttacagatccagaataaCAGAGCTATCCCTCTGATAAATACACTACAGTTCATTCACAGGGGAGTTCCCCACAATTGCGACAGTGATTAACATGATATATAGAGTAATTAATCTGTACATTGCTACTGGGCTGGAAACTGGCCAAAGATCAGATGACGTCAGGCAAACTGGTACACAGCTACACCTAAAAATAGACTGACAGTATGATAATCTGCTCACAGTAATAGGAATTACCTCTGTTTCTTCTCCCAAAACATCTTCTTCATTTGCTTCTTCTTCAgctaaaagaatttaaaaaaaatccacagattAGTGAGAAATTAACTCCTAGAAAGCTGATGTTCTCCACAGTAATAAGTAAGTTAATGTTGTAAagattctattcaggttcttacatCAGGCCCATCAATATGTAAGCATAtactctaggaattgttttggagaagctctgtggcctgtgttatacaaaatGTATACACGGACACTTCATAAATTTGGGGTTTTTTAGGGGGTGGGAATTGGGatcaaagaagaaaagaataCACCTTGAATTACTCAATATTACAGTCACTCTCCTTACATAGACTTGGATAGGAGCGCCACATGAGGAACACCTGATGAATTGGGCCTATCACCAAGAAAAATCTGAGGACTGTCTCATCAGGGGATTCTCTGAGGCTACAGCCACAGGACAGCTCTTATTGCAAGAGTCTCACAGCAAGCCCGTGAAATGGGGACTGTTCACAACAGCTAGAATCTATAAAAAGGGACCAATTAGGGAGAGTTCAAAATTCCTGTAAAAACAAAGAGGCCATAGCTGGGCCCTGAGTCGACCTTCCTAGAGGGACCCTCGAACTGCAAAGCTTGCTCCAGCCTAACATATTACCCACCATGTTCATCAAGGTAGGCCTGGAGTCTGTTTATGAGATCCTGTTTGTttcctttcacctccaggccacGGGCGAGACATTCTTGTTTCAGTTCAGCAAGCTGCGTACCAGAAGAGACTTCTCATTAGCATACTTAATTCATTCAAGTTTTCAAAGAACAGGAGGAACACCACCAAAGCAAAAGGATCAAAACAAGCAAATAATGAGCAGACCAGATACACCAAGTACATTGGCACTGACAAAAGAAAAGGCAAtaaggctagtggttagagctggggggaccAGGAGTCAATGAGCGGGTTCTTTCCAGCTTTTCCATTGGCTCCCTTTGTGCAGACTTGATATTTACTTTACCCCTGACATCTAGGATTCCACAGAAAATGTACCAGAAGGGAACAGTGCTGCACTAGAAGGGAGTCGGATAATCTACTAGAATTTCTCCATCACAATTTCTGTAATCCTCTCAGTGCCTCCATTTCTCCCATCTGTCAAATGCCTCAAGCCCTCTGAGGTAGATAGGTGCTTCACAATCCTTGGACAAAAAGAGCTGGAGCAGGACAAAAGATGTATTAACAATAGAGGGTCTGAATCCGTGCTGTGCTCCCCCTGAGAGCTGCTTTACATCCTGCAGATTCTGAGTTGCTCTGGGGACTGGGAACAGAAATGTAGCTGCGGACATTACACCCCACACTGAACAAAAACAGCAGAAAAATTACATTGTTCTATATAGTAACATCTCGCTAGTCATACTCCTTAAGTATAATTAAACCTGCCGACTCACCCCCAAAATACTCAAGATATGAAGAACTTCCAATCGCTATTTGCTATCATTAGTGTTATCGTAATAGTCAATTGAAAATTCTAAAGATAAGAGCATAGAGATGATGCCTAGTGCCCAGGGACTGGGACTCTCAACTGCTGGGATTTGAGAGGAGTGtgttctagtggttagagcaggggcagaGGGTCAGGATTCCTTGAAACTACCCTCAGCTGTGCCAATGATTTATTGATGCCTTGGACAAATCAGTTCGTCTCCCTGTGATCAGTTTCCCCCCAaacctaataaaaaaaaaatatgtgcCTCTCTGTTTAAGTGTTTCAAAGACATTAAGATGAAAGGTCCTTCTGTATGACACCATAGTCATGTTATTGAAACCACAGAAGTTAGAGACAAAAGAGCCATTAGATTATCCAGTCCATCTGCCTGGGCCCAATTCAAGATTATCCCTCAATGAACTCTTTCTAGTATTCTGCCCAGGCTAATTTTAAGAGTCCTAAATACAGGCTTCAACCGCAGTCCTCACAAGATTATATTACAGTCAAACATCTTGCTATCTAAGTTTTTTCCCCTGCAGAATTTTTACATGCCTGTTTATTAGCATCATACAGGTTTGGTGATATTTCTTACTAAGACAAAGACTAGAGAACATGCTGAGAAAACCCAGAATGTTGATTATTCTGGGAAGGTTAATATATGTACCTGGTGTACAATGATTGATTTTTGGCTACCCTGTAATCAGATCCTATCTTTATTCTTTTCCTTCAgtaaaagtaatgcacatttaaGCGTTTTTAGAGCATTGCCCACAGTAGGGTGTGAAAGCAACAGCGAGCACGCACTAACAGGTGGAGGAACTCACCACAACAAACTAGAAGATATACCACTTTTTAAGCCCAAATACACTCTGGAAATCCCATATTTTGGGGATGAGGCAGCCAGTGACCGCAGCGGGAGGGGTTTCTCAGCAGTATTTGAAGCGGCTGCCCTGCCCACAGGTTTGGAAGATCACGACTCGCCCAGGGTTTTGTGACTTTCTCCTGATTTGCTTCCCACGTGACACTCTCACGAACACCTTATTTCAcacgcccggggggggggggggcgcttcaCAGCGCGTTCCCAGGGGCAGGGAAGCGCTTGGCGCAAGGCCCGTTTCATTGCTAATAACACAGGCCTCGcccgctgcccccacagctccgcGGGATCCCGAGCAGCCCCGGGGACGGAGGAACGCCCCGGAGCTGGGGCACCCGCTGTGGCGGCCCTGCCGCCCGGGACGCCccaaggagcgggggggagggggtcagcgcACGCGCCGCGGGCGGGAGCTGAGCGCTCGGAGGCGGCGAGGCTCGGGCGGCCCGGGGGGTCTCGGCCTCTCCCGCAGGCGGGGGTGAGGCTGCCCCGCGGCGAGGGAGGCCGGGGGCCAGGCCCCACCCGCTAGGAGAGTGAGGGTCCCGGGGAGGCGGGGCTCCTCGGCGCGCCTCCCTCCGTTACCTTTAGCTTGTGGAGCTCCACGGTTTCCGCCGCCATCTTGTCGCCTCCTCAGGTCGCTGCGGCCTGACCCCGCCCACCCCGAGCGCCCGCCGCCCAATCACCCGCGCTCTTCCTGAGCGGGCACCCAACCCACCCCCTCAATATCGCGCCTTCCTACTGGCCTAGCGGCACCCTCCCTACGGCTTCCTATTGGTagccacagagggaggggcggggcagaggtgagcGACGACGATGCTGGCCAATAGGTGCGCAGAAGACGGAGATGGGCGGCAGCAGGAGCACTTCCTGGAGACGAGCCGGGGGAGCTGTGTGGAGGTTCCGCCCCAGCCGCCAGGTGGGTGAGGGCGCGGGGGGTCCGTTGTAGGGGCCCGCGGGCTCTGAAGGGGGAAGGAAAGTGGGGAGGAGCAGCTATAGGGGCCTCCCtgtagggggcggggggcagggagcgatGTGGGAGGAGGGGCGCCCGTGGGGGGCGGGGCACCGGTAGGGGGCGGGGCGGCCCGTGGGGGCGGGGCACCGGTagggggcgggggcggcccgTGGGAGGCGGGGGGCACCGGTGGGGGCGAGGCGCCCGTGGGAGGCGGGGGCACcggtagggggtggggggcaccggTGGGAGgcgggggcggcccgtggggggGCCCTGGTGCCTCTAGAGAGCAGCAAGGGTGagagcagggtctagtggttCTGGCACAAGGCCAGTCCTGGGCCCCATTTCTAACCAGGAGGCGGTGCCCAAACCCCTATAGAGGTACTGGTGGCTACAGCTCtggctcaggagacctgggttctgttcccagctctgccattggcctgctcaGTGACCTTGAGCGAGTCATttcctggctctgtgcctcagtttccgcatGGGTAGTATGGAGAGCATGATATTGCCCTCCGTTGTAAAGAGATTTGAGATCCGCCGGTGTAAGTGAGCTTTAAAGAGCTAGGCGGTGGTATGATTCCACTGGAAGGGGTGGCGGGGCCATACAAGGGCTGAGAGGTGGAGAGAGACATGTGGGATGCAGGATGAGCTGTAGGTATTGGGGTGCGGTGGGGCTGTGTGGCCGTAAAGATGGGGGAAACTAAAACCTGAATTACAAGCAAAAGCAGCTCATAGGGTCCCTGCGATTTCAGCTTTGCTGGCGGGATTTCCAGAATCACTAACAGGTGCCATCCAGTggatgagggtggggggtaaAGGGGCAAGAGGGAacggggctgggagtcaggatgcctgggttctattccccagctctgggcaaggagtggggtctgggggctAGAGGAGGCAGCTATGCCTGGGTCCCACTTCTCATTGCTGCTACATCAGTTTGTGGCTGTGGGATGGTCGTTTCCCCTCTCTGTGACTTGATGTTCTGCCCGTAAGATGGGGATCCAGATACCTTACCAACCCGCCGGGGGGCTGCGATGATTCAtgcattaatgtttataaagcatcTGGGGACTCTTGGCTGCAAGATGTTGCAGAAGGACAAAGTATTAGAAAGAAACCTGGAACGGGCATGTGCCGAAAGCCGTGATCGCAAGGAAGGATGGCATCAGGCACACGGCGGAATCAGAAAACCTCGTCGTCTCAGATGAGTAACGTTGGACTCTTCTCCTACACCCTGTCTCTCATTCAGGATGAATGTTGGGGTGGCCCACAGCGAGGTGAATCCCAACACACGGGTGCTGAACAGCCGTGGCATCTGGCTGGCCTACGTGATCTCGGTGGGAGTTCTCCATATCATTCTCCTCAGCATCCCATTCTTCAGCATTCCCGTGGTCTGGACCCTCACTAATGTTATACACAACCTGGTGAGTCGAATCTCAGCCTCCCGGCTCGTTTTCCTGTACTGCTAGAAAGAGCAGGGTTAGACTCGGCTCTTTGGGCCTGGAGGAGCTGGGATGAGGCCCAGTGGGGCAGCACTCGGAGAGATTTAGCTATAAAGGGTGCTGTATTTGGGAAAGCTTAAGGAGATATAGGAAGTACTTTCCTAGCCCCTGCTGATGATCAGCTGTGGCCTGACGCATGGCATTTCGTTATCCTTTTCCTCATTTAGGAGCAAGAACTCCCGAGTTCTGTTTCCAGCTGACACTCTTTTAGGGAAGTCACTTTACCTAGGGAGAACTTACCTGCCCAGCCAGCCCTTTTCTAAACACAGACCTGGTGTTTGACTCTGGCCTCCCgtaacaatgagttccacagcgcAACTGCCCTCTAGCTGTGTGGCCTGTCTGATCCCTGCCCCCCTGTTGTGTTAATGATACAAGAGCATAAGGACCCAGGCCCTCTCCTTACATCCTCCCTTCTCACCATGGAAATTGCAGGTTATGTACTGGTTTCTTCACACTGTGAAAGGAACCCCCTTTGAGACGCCGGACCAGGGCAAGGATCGCCTGCTCACGCACTGGGAACAGATAGATTATGGGACGCAGTGCACCTCCTCCCGCAAGTTCCTCAGCATCTCACCAGTAGTTCTGTGAGTGTCAGTTCCTGCTGCGGCAGGtcagctgtagcgctgccagtGGTGTTTCATTTCCAGGACCTGCCTGCTCTGCAGGGGCCTGTGGTAGCAGGGCTTCAAAcctgcccagagctgcagctcccaggcatTCAGTGGGGCTCACTGCAGTTCCCCTGCGTAGCCCATGGAGACTAGAAGCACATTATGCCAGGCTCTAGCTTTAGCTGCGCAGGCGTGAATGGCTCAGGGAGAAGATGGGTTTGCTGGAGTCTGCATGAAGCCATACTGAGGCACTAGCCTATGTTGGGCCTTCTCCTACACAGGGAAAGCCACTTTGGCTATAGAGTACGTCACTTTTCAATGGAACTGGCCAGAGCCCTGCACGCCTGGGCGAGGTGGCTGCCCTCCGACGATTGCAACTGGAGGGCACAAGCTCTCGGGCCTGAAACAAACCAGTGAGCATCAGGCTAGTCCTTGAAGGCTtgtgccctgagcagcatgggcTCTGGTGACTGAACTCTGCCTGTGCCAGGGAAATGGTTCTGCATGAGGTTCATTGGCTGGGATGTTTGCATGACCACCTTTGCTGTCAATCCAGCCTCGGAAAT
Protein-coding sequences here:
- the ORMDL2 gene encoding ORM1-like protein 2; amino-acid sequence: MNVGVAHSEVNPNTRVLNSRGIWLAYVISVGVLHIILLSIPFFSIPVVWTLTNVIHNLVMYWFLHTVKGTPFETPDQGKDRLLTHWEQIDYGTQCTSSRKFLSISPVVLYLLTSFYTKYDPAHFIINTTSLLSVLLPKLPQFHGVRVFGINKY